In one window of Paucidesulfovibrio gracilis DSM 16080 DNA:
- a CDS encoding penicillin-binding transpeptidase domain-containing protein yields the protein MRAKREHKRPGPSGSRLILAGILFALVWAGLWVRAGWIQLYRGPKLEQLAAKQTLSTEFERGRRGRILARDGDLLATSVEAKSAYLRPVEVSDRGTTAKALHDILGVSEQGLKAHLASRKNFIWIKRQITDREAVALTKADLDGVYLTSEYVRLYPQGRLAGQLLGFVNIDGKGMEGLERAFEPRLAGGKAEQVKLRDASGRRLYLDAQGREVDIDGQDLRLTIDTHIQDVTEQALADAVTRFKAKSGTTVVVRVPTGEILAMASYPFFNPNAYRRSTADIRRNRAAMDAVEPGSTMKPLLFAAALEEGVITPDKLIDCEEGRYKVGPNWIRDHHNYKWMSVNKVLRYSSNIGAAKIGEALGAQHYFDYLRHYGFGERSRLALPAESPGILRPVREWNEFDLAAASFGQGISVTALQMAQAFLPIACQGVRQPLRLVLLPKQDADFGPQDRMFSPSTAKQVLSMMTEVVQEDGTGRFARIPGVTMAGKTGTAQKATTTGGYGDKYLSSFVGLVPGDDPELLVVTMVDEPETTNAGGKVAAPVVKEVAMRTLAYYGRLPDPSSPAFEVVPDGEAVAEAAMAQQNTGPPEAPKPVSGSSFEGGTTPDVTGMPLRRAMEILARGGVVPVLKGNGMTVTGQRPDPGQPWPETGNQGGQDVFILWLS from the coding sequence ATGAGAGCGAAACGAGAACATAAACGTCCCGGTCCCAGCGGTTCCAGGTTGATCCTGGCCGGGATTCTGTTCGCCCTTGTGTGGGCCGGACTGTGGGTCCGGGCCGGATGGATTCAGCTCTACCGCGGTCCCAAGCTGGAACAACTCGCCGCCAAGCAAACGCTGTCCACCGAGTTCGAACGCGGACGACGCGGGCGCATCCTGGCGCGTGACGGCGATCTGCTGGCCACCAGTGTGGAAGCCAAATCCGCGTACCTGCGGCCCGTGGAAGTCTCGGACCGCGGCACCACCGCCAAAGCCCTGCACGATATTCTCGGGGTTTCCGAACAGGGACTCAAGGCGCACCTGGCCTCCCGAAAAAATTTCATCTGGATCAAACGGCAGATCACGGATCGGGAAGCCGTGGCCCTGACAAAAGCGGACCTGGACGGCGTGTACCTCACCAGTGAGTATGTACGGCTTTATCCCCAGGGGCGGCTTGCCGGCCAACTGCTCGGATTCGTGAACATCGACGGCAAGGGCATGGAAGGGCTGGAACGCGCCTTTGAACCCCGCCTGGCCGGGGGCAAGGCCGAACAAGTCAAGCTGCGCGACGCCTCGGGACGACGTCTCTACCTGGATGCCCAGGGACGGGAAGTGGATATCGACGGCCAGGATCTGCGCCTGACCATTGACACGCATATCCAGGACGTGACAGAGCAAGCCCTCGCCGATGCCGTGACCCGCTTCAAAGCCAAAAGCGGCACCACTGTGGTGGTCCGCGTGCCAACAGGCGAAATTCTGGCCATGGCCAGTTATCCGTTTTTCAATCCCAATGCGTATCGCCGTTCCACCGCCGACATCCGTCGGAACAGGGCGGCCATGGACGCCGTGGAACCCGGGTCCACCATGAAACCGCTGCTTTTTGCCGCGGCATTGGAAGAGGGTGTGATCACGCCCGACAAGCTCATTGACTGCGAGGAAGGACGCTACAAGGTCGGGCCGAACTGGATTCGCGACCACCACAACTACAAGTGGATGTCCGTAAACAAGGTACTGCGCTACTCCTCCAATATCGGCGCCGCGAAAATCGGTGAAGCCCTGGGTGCCCAACACTATTTCGACTACCTCCGGCACTACGGTTTCGGAGAACGCTCCAGGCTTGCTCTTCCGGCGGAATCCCCGGGGATTCTCCGGCCCGTGCGCGAATGGAACGAATTCGACCTGGCCGCAGCTTCCTTTGGTCAGGGCATCAGCGTCACAGCCCTGCAAATGGCCCAGGCCTTTTTGCCCATTGCCTGCCAGGGCGTGCGCCAACCGTTGCGGCTCGTGCTCCTGCCCAAGCAGGACGCGGATTTCGGCCCGCAGGACCGGATGTTCAGCCCGTCCACGGCCAAACAGGTGCTCTCCATGATGACCGAAGTGGTTCAGGAGGACGGCACGGGCCGTTTCGCACGGATTCCCGGTGTGACCATGGCGGGTAAGACCGGCACGGCGCAGAAGGCCACGACCACCGGAGGATACGGGGACAAATATCTCTCCTCGTTCGTGGGACTGGTTCCCGGCGACGATCCGGAACTGCTGGTGGTGACCATGGTGGACGAACCCGAGACCACCAACGCAGGCGGCAAAGTGGCCGCTCCAGTGGTCAAGGAAGTGGCCATGCGCACTCTGGCCTACTATGGCCGTCTGCCCGATCCGTCCAGTCCCGCCTTTGAGGTGGTTCCCGACGGCGAGGCCGTGGCCGAGGCCGCCATGGCGCAGCAGAACACGGGGCCGCCCGAGGCTCCGAAACCCGTGTCCGGTTCATCCTTTGAGGGAGGGACCACACCGGACGTCACTGGAATGCCGTTGCGCCGCGCCATGGAAATCCTTGCGCGCGGCGGCGTGGTTCCGGTGCTCAAGGGCAACGGCATGACCGTGACGGGCCAACGGCCCGATCCGGGACAGCCCTGGCCCGAAACGGGAAACCAAGGGGGGCAGGATGTTTTTATTCTCTGGCTCTCATAA
- a CDS encoding UDP-N-acetylmuramoyl-tripeptide--D-alanyl-D-alanine ligase produces MTLTLRMAERLLLGDAETAPRDDVRFTSVCTDSRAVESGSLFVCIEGERFDGHAFAEAAVRAGAAAVVSSKLLDLDVPVFMVRNTVQTLGLLARGCRDAAHARVLAVTGSAGKTTVKELIAAMAQQDRSVSRNAGNLNNQIGLPLSIFRADPKAALWVMELGISKPGDMDELGVVASPDMAVIHNIGCAHLEGLGDLDGVARAKASLLRHLRPDGQAVVNADHPALLREALALRPDLVRYSTTDKDSPYFCCFTHNLAEGRGRYFIRTPKEQGHVEAPFCGAHFAENLGAAATVGHLLGLDLAALQAGLDALHVPGQRFACRDLHGVTIIDDTYNANPISMHGAIRTAHDMARDNGLPLVLVLGDMKELGNAARSEHEALGALLAECRPEAVFFHGEHAEDVARGCRCNGLVRPVAEPDALLRHWRELDAASSAAGAVVLFKGSRSCRMENYAQALRRELDNRREAHA; encoded by the coding sequence GTGACCCTGACCCTGCGTATGGCGGAACGCCTCCTGCTCGGCGATGCCGAAACCGCGCCCCGGGACGATGTCCGGTTCACGTCCGTATGCACGGACAGCCGTGCCGTGGAATCCGGTAGCCTGTTCGTCTGCATCGAGGGGGAGCGGTTCGACGGCCACGCCTTTGCTGAAGCCGCTGTCCGCGCTGGAGCCGCAGCCGTTGTTTCCTCAAAGCTGCTTGATCTGGACGTTCCCGTATTCATGGTTCGGAACACCGTTCAGACGCTGGGTCTTCTGGCCCGAGGCTGCCGCGACGCAGCCCATGCCCGTGTGCTGGCCGTAACAGGTTCGGCAGGGAAAACCACGGTCAAGGAACTCATCGCGGCCATGGCGCAGCAAGACCGCTCGGTCAGCCGCAACGCCGGAAACCTGAACAACCAGATCGGCCTGCCTCTTTCCATTTTCCGCGCCGATCCCAAAGCCGCACTCTGGGTCATGGAACTGGGCATCAGTAAGCCAGGAGACATGGACGAACTCGGGGTGGTGGCCTCCCCGGACATGGCCGTAATCCACAACATCGGCTGCGCCCACCTGGAAGGACTGGGCGACCTGGACGGCGTTGCCCGGGCCAAGGCCTCTCTGTTGCGTCACCTCCGGCCTGACGGCCAGGCCGTGGTCAATGCGGACCACCCGGCCCTGCTCCGGGAAGCCCTGGCCCTGCGGCCCGATCTGGTGCGCTATTCCACCACGGACAAGGACTCTCCATATTTCTGCTGCTTCACGCACAATCTCGCGGAAGGTCGCGGTCGATATTTCATTCGCACGCCGAAGGAACAAGGCCACGTCGAGGCTCCATTCTGTGGGGCGCATTTCGCCGAGAACCTGGGGGCCGCCGCAACAGTGGGCCATCTGCTGGGCCTGGACCTCGCCGCGCTCCAGGCCGGGCTGGATGCGCTTCATGTCCCCGGGCAACGCTTTGCCTGCCGCGACCTGCACGGCGTCACCATCATCGACGACACCTACAACGCCAACCCCATTTCCATGCACGGCGCCATCCGCACCGCCCACGACATGGCCCGCGACAACGGCCTGCCCCTGGTGCTGGTCCTGGGCGACATGAAGGAACTGGGCAATGCGGCCCGATCCGAACATGAAGCCCTGGGTGCGCTCCTGGCCGAATGCCGACCCGAAGCCGTGTTTTTTCATGGCGAACATGCCGAGGACGTGGCCCGCGGTTGCCGGTGCAACGGCTTGGTCCGGCCCGTTGCCGAACCCGATGCCCTGCTTCGCCACTGGCGCGAGCTGGACGCGGCGTCATCCGCCGCTGGCGCGGTGGTCCTGTTCAAAGGATCGCGCTCCTGCCGCATGGAAAACTATGCCCAGGCGCTGCGCCGGGAGCTGGATAACCGCCGGGAGGCCCACGCATGA
- a CDS encoding division/cell wall cluster transcriptional repressor MraZ: MKFRGQAYRNLDAKGRLALPPNFKDMLLEGSADGTVVLTLYERHVIGMTPHQWEITEVELDKRRHPSRKFQIMQRILWSGYEEARLDAQGRLPISVNLRKSGRLDKEVVVMGSGARFEIWSVKEYEELLSIDCDVSEELEENDIVLPFLGGGHAV, encoded by the coding sequence ATGAAATTCCGTGGACAAGCGTACCGCAATTTGGACGCCAAGGGGCGTCTTGCCCTTCCGCCGAACTTCAAGGACATGCTCCTGGAAGGCTCTGCGGACGGTACGGTCGTGCTCACGCTCTACGAACGCCACGTCATCGGCATGACCCCTCATCAGTGGGAGATCACCGAAGTCGAACTGGACAAGAGGCGCCATCCCAGCCGTAAGTTCCAGATCATGCAACGCATCCTCTGGTCCGGCTACGAAGAAGCCCGGCTGGACGCACAGGGACGGCTGCCCATCTCCGTAAACCTGCGCAAAAGCGGTCGGCTGGACAAGGAAGTAGTGGTCATGGGTTCGGGCGCCCGTTTTGAGATCTGGTCCGTAAAGGAATACGAAGAGTTGCTGTCCATTGATTGCGATGTGTCCGAAGAACTTGAAGAAAACGACATCGTACTCCCCTTCCTGGGAGGTGGCCATGCCGTGTAA
- the pyk gene encoding pyruvate kinase, translating to MRTKIIATLGPASSDRDAILGLVRAGARIFRLNFSHGGREGFERLVAIIRELEQETGETLSILQDLSGPKIRTCDIGLGTLEVTKDTEILLGAPGQEEGRDEMFICLDQPEILRSLKPGEVVALSDGMLRFKVAERLGELLVRMVAVNAGIAPPRKGISFPGKDISLEAVTAKDRADLKVGLELGVDMVAISYVQEAEDVARLKSLMREYGRTLPVVSKLERPKAIRNLDRIIEESDGIMVARGDLGLECDLPTLPSLQKRIIRACNHAGKPVIVATQMLLSMVSSPMPTRAETTDVANAILDGADCIMLSEETAIGRYPVETVRYMGEIAAQAEAYFFEEARPVAPAYEDQTAKFLAYAACMLADKSRSRAIVCHSRSGATARILSACRPRQPIHALSADRRTRHFTQLSWGVIPAEPPTDEENHQERCERYIREHQAFQEGDSVILTAGQPTNKRQLQTQTNVVKVYEK from the coding sequence ATGCGTACCAAGATCATCGCCACGCTCGGACCCGCCAGTTCCGACCGGGATGCCATTCTCGGACTGGTTCGGGCCGGGGCGCGGATCTTTCGACTGAATTTTTCGCATGGTGGGCGGGAAGGGTTTGAACGCCTGGTAGCCATTATCCGAGAGCTGGAACAGGAAACCGGGGAAACCCTGAGCATCCTGCAGGATCTTTCCGGCCCGAAGATCCGCACGTGCGACATCGGCCTGGGCACGTTGGAAGTGACCAAGGATACGGAAATCCTTCTGGGTGCCCCCGGTCAGGAAGAGGGTCGGGACGAGATGTTTATCTGCCTGGATCAACCCGAGATTCTGCGCAGCCTCAAACCCGGCGAAGTGGTGGCCCTGTCCGACGGCATGCTCCGGTTCAAGGTGGCGGAGCGGCTGGGGGAACTCTTGGTCCGCATGGTGGCTGTGAACGCTGGTATAGCCCCGCCCCGTAAGGGTATTTCCTTCCCGGGCAAGGACATCAGCCTGGAAGCCGTCACCGCCAAGGACCGGGCCGACCTCAAGGTGGGCCTGGAGCTTGGAGTGGACATGGTGGCCATCAGCTATGTGCAGGAGGCCGAGGATGTGGCCCGGCTCAAGTCCCTGATGCGGGAGTACGGCCGGACGCTGCCTGTGGTTTCCAAGTTGGAACGGCCCAAGGCCATCCGCAATCTGGATCGGATCATCGAAGAGTCCGACGGTATCATGGTGGCGCGGGGCGACCTGGGCCTGGAGTGTGATCTGCCCACATTGCCTTCCCTCCAGAAGCGAATCATCCGCGCTTGCAACCATGCGGGAAAACCCGTTATAGTTGCGACACAAATGTTGCTGTCCATGGTTTCCAGTCCCATGCCCACCCGCGCCGAGACCACGGACGTGGCCAACGCCATTCTGGACGGCGCGGACTGCATCATGCTTTCGGAGGAAACGGCCATTGGCCGATACCCGGTGGAAACCGTGCGCTACATGGGCGAGATCGCGGCGCAGGCCGAAGCGTACTTCTTTGAGGAGGCGCGGCCCGTTGCCCCGGCATACGAGGACCAGACCGCCAAGTTCCTGGCTTATGCCGCCTGCATGCTGGCGGATAAAAGCCGCTCCAGGGCCATTGTCTGCCACAGCCGCAGCGGCGCCACGGCCCGGATTCTCTCGGCCTGTCGGCCTCGCCAGCCCATTCATGCACTCAGCGCGGATCGTCGGACCCGGCATTTTACCCAGCTTTCCTGGGGAGTGATTCCGGCCGAACCGCCGACGGACGAGGAAAACCACCAGGAGCGCTGTGAACGGTACATCCGTGAGCATCAGGCGTTTCAGGAGGGGGACAGCGTGATCCTCACTGCGGGGCAGCCCACCAACAAGCGGCAGCTCCAAACCCAGACCAATGTGGTCAAGGTCTACGAGAAGTAA
- a CDS encoding HD-GYP domain-containing protein, with protein MSAAKIDVPEGLNEEYYQINTDILSSFNKFRPPLDIFFLKEDVVRLKPYYRVGGRLSMEQTEELPELTNQGLIFVSRKDHAVYVKHISYQLDLVLIDKNLHEREIADIFTQALTRRLEEFLDQPVKPVFQKLYTDLMVLTEYLITDIHRVRALMRRLHKEHSLARHCFNCGIVGLALYGFIYTNNFEEGGVRRKFFDRLTLGLFLHDMGMSKVPKFIVDKESPLTTDERNKILQHPMHGVEMLAKLDIKYPELEQCVMEHHERLNGSGYPQKRSGDDISSLGRLCALVDSWCAMITKRVYAEPMDRLEAVRALIADNGYDTGLAQQLQVLLVERLK; from the coding sequence ATGAGCGCTGCAAAAATCGATGTCCCCGAAGGCCTGAACGAGGAATACTACCAGATCAATACGGATATCCTTAGTAGCTTCAACAAGTTCCGCCCCCCGCTGGACATTTTCTTTCTCAAGGAGGATGTGGTCCGGCTCAAGCCGTACTATCGCGTGGGCGGGCGGTTGAGCATGGAGCAGACCGAGGAACTGCCCGAATTGACGAACCAGGGGCTGATCTTTGTTTCCCGCAAGGACCATGCGGTCTACGTCAAGCACATCAGCTACCAGCTGGATTTGGTGCTCATTGATAAGAATCTGCATGAACGCGAAATTGCGGACATCTTCACCCAGGCATTGACCCGTCGGCTGGAGGAATTCCTGGACCAGCCCGTGAAGCCCGTGTTCCAAAAACTCTACACAGACCTGATGGTGCTGACCGAGTACCTGATTACGGATATTCACCGCGTCCGCGCGCTCATGCGCCGGCTGCACAAGGAACACAGTCTGGCCCGCCATTGCTTCAATTGCGGCATCGTGGGACTGGCCCTCTACGGGTTCATCTACACCAATAATTTTGAGGAAGGCGGAGTCCGGCGGAAGTTTTTCGACCGGTTGACCCTGGGGCTGTTCCTGCATGACATGGGCATGAGCAAGGTGCCCAAGTTCATCGTGGACAAGGAATCCCCCCTGACCACGGACGAACGCAATAAAATTTTGCAGCATCCCATGCACGGGGTGGAGATGTTGGCCAAGCTCGACATCAAATATCCCGAACTGGAACAGTGCGTCATGGAGCACCATGAACGGCTCAACGGCTCGGGGTATCCACAAAAGCGCAGCGGGGACGACATTTCCTCCCTGGGACGCCTCTGCGCGCTGGTGGATTCCTGGTGTGCCATGATCACGAAGCGGGTGTACGCCGAACCCATGGACCGGTTGGAGGCGGTGCGCGCACTCATTGCGGACAATGGTTATGACACGGGCCTGGCGCAGCAGCTGCAGGTGCTTTTGGTGGAACGGCTGAAATAG
- a CDS encoding UDP-N-acetylmuramoyl-L-alanyl-D-glutamate--2,6-diaminopimelate ligase, which produces MSQPNQPTWTELLALAADGLRVRTDSRKVLPGEVFVALPGSSVDGTRFIPDALQNGAKYIVTQQEGTWTHGTDAALLVRPDAAEALGQLARAHFHADNQRLRLVGITGTNGKTTTAFIIEHLLSAVGLKAGLMGTVAYRWPGFSLDATLTTPDCWTLHELICNMAHSDVDAVVMEASSHAIEQKRVAGLEFDVTVLTNVTQDHLDYHGDMEHYFNAKAALFRERPNKDKVWVLNYDDPYGRRLLPEAHNALAYGLGPAPEDTDALHGEVLSSTASGLHMRMHHQGNQWEMHSKLIGKHNALNLLAAQAVGLCLGLSPRDMRKLEAFHGVPGRLERVPNDQGLDIFVDYAHTPDALINVLTALREITEGRLLALFGCGGNRDRTKRPLMAEAVAKHADVGILTSDNPRHEDPVRIMDDAWPGLANCHLALREVDRYAAMERAVAMMQPGDVLLVAGKGHETYQQVGDEKLPFSDVESVAKAIQEVLG; this is translated from the coding sequence ATGTCGCAACCCAATCAACCCACATGGACCGAGCTGCTCGCGCTGGCGGCGGACGGACTGCGCGTGCGTACCGACTCCCGCAAAGTGCTCCCTGGGGAGGTGTTTGTCGCCTTGCCGGGCAGCAGTGTGGACGGCACCCGGTTCATCCCCGATGCGCTGCAAAACGGCGCCAAATATATCGTCACCCAACAGGAAGGCACCTGGACCCACGGCACGGACGCGGCTCTCCTGGTCCGGCCCGACGCGGCCGAAGCCCTGGGGCAACTTGCCCGCGCTCATTTTCACGCCGACAATCAACGTCTGCGGCTCGTGGGCATCACCGGCACCAACGGCAAGACCACCACGGCCTTCATCATCGAACACCTGCTCTCGGCCGTGGGGCTGAAGGCGGGACTGATGGGTACCGTGGCCTACCGCTGGCCCGGGTTCTCCCTGGACGCAACCCTGACCACCCCGGATTGCTGGACCCTGCACGAACTAATCTGCAACATGGCCCACAGCGATGTTGACGCCGTGGTCATGGAGGCTTCGTCCCACGCCATCGAACAAAAACGGGTGGCCGGACTGGAATTCGACGTCACCGTGCTTACCAACGTGACCCAGGACCACCTGGACTACCATGGAGACATGGAGCACTACTTCAACGCCAAGGCCGCGCTCTTTCGCGAACGTCCGAACAAGGACAAGGTCTGGGTGCTGAACTATGACGACCCCTACGGCCGTCGGCTGCTGCCCGAGGCCCACAACGCCCTGGCCTATGGGCTGGGTCCGGCGCCGGAAGATACGGACGCCCTGCACGGGGAAGTGCTCTCCTCCACGGCCTCGGGCCTGCACATGCGTATGCATCACCAAGGCAATCAGTGGGAAATGCACTCCAAGCTCATCGGCAAGCACAATGCCCTGAACCTGCTAGCGGCCCAGGCCGTAGGACTCTGCCTCGGACTGTCCCCGCGGGATATGCGCAAGCTCGAAGCGTTTCACGGTGTTCCCGGCCGTCTGGAGCGGGTTCCCAATGACCAGGGGCTGGATATTTTTGTGGACTACGCTCACACCCCGGACGCCTTGATCAACGTGCTCACGGCCCTGCGGGAGATCACCGAAGGCCGCTTGCTGGCCCTGTTCGGCTGCGGCGGCAACCGCGACCGCACCAAGCGCCCGCTCATGGCCGAGGCCGTGGCCAAGCACGCGGATGTGGGCATTCTCACCTCGGACAATCCCCGGCATGAAGATCCCGTGCGCATCATGGACGATGCCTGGCCCGGGCTGGCCAACTGCCACCTGGCCCTGCGCGAAGTGGACCGCTATGCGGCCATGGAACGCGCCGTGGCCATGATGCAACCCGGCGACGTTCTGCTTGTGGCCGGCAAGGGACACGAGACCTACCAACAGGTCGGCGACGAAAAACTGCCTTTCTCCGATGTGGAATCCGTGGCCAAGGCCATTCAGGAGGTGCTCGGGTGA
- the rsmH gene encoding 16S rRNA (cytosine(1402)-N(4))-methyltransferase RsmH: protein MPCNANTDPGRLHTTVLLHEVVEWLRPRPGGRYLDGTLGMGGHSLALLDEAERQRTPADPHAELIGLDRDEQALEQAEQRLAPHGDRVHLYHLPFSRFEDALDDKQWPGVDGAVLDLGVSSLQLDRAERGFSFLESGPLDMRMDPTDGQPPARTLVNKGSYSDLKRILHRYGEEPQAGRIVKAILQAREEAPIEDTLQLARIVEQAYPAKWRAKARTHPATRTFQALRIAVNHELDELEYFLDRIAGRLNPGSRVCIISFHSLEDRAVKLAFRRAAKGCVCPPRQPMCTCEHEPEVKILTKRPLSPSEEEAGTNPRSRSAKLRVAERLTPGAEA from the coding sequence ATGCCGTGTAACGCCAACACCGATCCCGGCCGTCTGCACACCACCGTGCTCCTGCACGAGGTGGTCGAATGGCTGCGCCCACGGCCCGGCGGACGGTACCTGGACGGCACCCTCGGCATGGGCGGCCACTCCCTGGCCCTGCTGGATGAGGCGGAACGGCAACGCACCCCTGCCGATCCCCACGCCGAACTCATCGGCCTGGATCGCGACGAACAAGCCCTGGAACAGGCCGAACAACGACTCGCCCCCCACGGGGATCGGGTCCACCTCTACCACCTGCCCTTCAGCCGCTTTGAAGACGCCCTGGACGACAAACAATGGCCCGGCGTGGACGGCGCCGTGCTCGACCTGGGGGTCTCCTCCCTGCAACTCGACCGCGCCGAGCGCGGCTTCAGCTTTTTGGAGTCCGGCCCGCTGGACATGCGCATGGACCCCACCGACGGACAGCCTCCGGCCCGCACCCTGGTCAACAAAGGCTCCTACTCGGATCTCAAACGCATCCTGCACCGCTACGGCGAGGAACCCCAGGCCGGACGCATCGTCAAGGCCATCCTCCAGGCGCGGGAGGAAGCTCCCATCGAAGACACCCTGCAACTGGCCCGTATCGTGGAACAGGCATATCCCGCCAAATGGCGGGCCAAGGCACGCACCCATCCCGCCACCCGCACCTTCCAGGCCTTGCGCATCGCCGTGAACCACGAACTGGACGAACTGGAATACTTTCTGGACCGCATTGCCGGGCGGCTCAATCCCGGTTCCCGCGTCTGCATCATTTCCTTCCACTCCCTGGAGGACAGAGCCGTGAAGCTGGCCTTCCGGCGCGCCGCCAAAGGCTGCGTCTGCCCGCCGCGCCAGCCCATGTGCACCTGCGAGCACGAGCCGGAAGTAAAAATCTTGACCAAGCGGCCCCTCAGCCCCTCGGAGGAGGAGGCCGGGACCAATCCGCGCAGTCGGAGCGCCAAACTGCGCGTGGCCGAACGACTCACGCCAGGAGCCGAGGCATGA